The following coding sequences lie in one Drosophila sulfurigaster albostrigata strain 15112-1811.04 chromosome 2R, ASM2355843v2, whole genome shotgun sequence genomic window:
- the LOC133837584 gene encoding muscle-specific protein 20 has translation MAPRNKEQEQEVLNWIFAVIGEKVPSGQYEDILKDGIWLCKLANKLAPGSVKKIQERGTNFQLMENIQRFQAAVKKYGVPEEEIFQTADLFERRNIPQVTLSLYALGRITQKHPEFTGPSLGPKMSDKNERTFTEEQLRAHEGELNLQMGFNKGASQAGHGGFSNTRHM, from the exons ATGGCT CCACGCAACAAGGAACAAGAACAGGAAGTCCTTAACTGGATCTTTGCCGTGATCGGCGAGAAGGTGCCCAGCGGTCAGTATGAGGATATCCTTAAGGACGGCATCTGGCTGTGCAAGCTGGCCAACAAGCTGGCTCCCGGCTCGGTGAAGAAGATCCAAGAGCGCGGCACAAACTTCCAGCTGATGGAGAACATTCAGCGCTTCCAGGCTGCCGTCAAGAAGTACGGTGTCCCCGAGGAGGAGATCTTCCAGACCGCCGATCTCTTCGAGCGTCGCAATATTCCACAAGTCACCCTGTCGCTGTACGCCTTGGGCCGCATT ACACAAAAGCACCCCGAGTTCACCGGCCCCTCTCTGGGCCCCAAGATGTCGGACAAGAACGAGCGCACGTTCACCGAGGAGCAGCTGCGTGCTCACGAGGGTGAGCTGAACCTGCAGATGGGCTTCAACAAGGGCGCCTCCCAGGCGGGTCATGGTGGCTTCAGCAACACACGCCACATGTAA